In Kwoniella shivajii chromosome 9, complete sequence, one genomic interval encodes:
- a CDS encoding inorganic pyrophosphatase — MSDYQTRIIGAANTLEHRVFLEKEGKVVSPFHDIPLFADESKTVLNMVVEVPRWTNAKMEISKEEAFNPIKQDIKKGKLRYVRNCFPHHGYIWNYGAFPQTWEDPNVKHPETGADGDNDPLDVCEIGEAVGYVGQVKQVKVLGIMALLDEGETDWKVLVVDVNDPLAPRLNDIEDVERHLPGLIRATNEWFRIYKIPDGKPENVFAFSGEAKSKKYAVEIIHECHEAWRKLVHGETAASSDAYNLSIHNTTVKGSKGVISTSDSVYTSIPADSRKPAGPIDPSVDKSFFISSASA, encoded by the exons ATGTCAGATTATCAAACCAGAATCATTGGC GCTGCCAATACCCTCG AACACCGAGTCTTCCTCGAGAAAGAGGGCAAGGTCGTTTCTCCTTTCCA CGATATCCCTCTCTTCGCTGATGAGTCCAAGACCGTCCTCAACA TGGTCGTTGAGGTTCCTAGATGGACTAACGCCAAGATGGAGATCTCCAAAGAGGAGGCTTTCAACCCCATCAAGCAAG ACATCAAGAAGGGTAAACTTCGATACGTCCGAAACTGTTTCCCCCACCACG GTTACATTTGGAACTACGGAGCTTTCCCTCAAACATGGGAAGACCCAAACGTCAAACATCCCGAAACCGGTGCTGACGGTGATAACGATCCTTTGGACGTCTGTGAAATTGGTGAAGCCGTAGGATACGTCGGTCAAGTCAAACAAGTTAAAGTTTTAGGTATCATGGCTttacttgatgaaggtgaaacaGATTGGAAAGTTTTAGTAGTAGACGTAAACGATCCTTTGGCTCCCAGATTAAACGAcattgaagatgttgaaagaCATTTACCAGGTTTGATTAGAGCTACAAATGAATGGTTCAGAATCTACAAAATCCCAGATGGAAAACCCGAG AACGTCTTCGCCTTCTCCGGTGAAGCCAAATCCAAGAAATACGCCGTAGAGATCATCCACGAGTGTCACGAAGCTTGGAGGAAGTTGGTTCACGGTGAGACTGCCGCCAGCTCCGACGCTTACAACTTGTCCAT CCACAACACCACCGTTAAGGGATCCAAGGGGGTTATATCTACTTCCGACAGCGTCTACACTTCTATCCCCGCTGATTCCAGGAAACCCGCTGGTCCCATTGATCCATCAG TCGACaagagcttcttcatctcttccgCTTCTGCTTGA